CGCCTCGCGGGAATGAGTGAATAGGGCGATCCAGTCAGGATCGCCGCATGCCTATCGGCGACGCATAGGGCTTCGTTGCGGCTGCGCGCCCGACGACGCGCGTTCATCCTTGTGCCGGAAGTTGATGCGGCCTTTCGACAGATCGTAGACCGACAATTCCAGCGTGACGCGGTCGCCGGCCAGAATGCGGATGTGATTCTTGCGCATGCGGCCCGATGCGTAGGCGCTCACGACGACGCCGTTTTCGAGCGTGACGCGATACTTGCTGTCCGGCAGCACTTCGTCGACGACCCCGTCGAGTTCCAGCAGTTCTTCTTTTGCCAAATCAATTCCTCCGGTGGGCGGGCGTGATGCCGCGTCGAAACTCTGGCTGTCCGATCAAGCGCAGATTTCGCTGGCCACGCGTTTGATCAACGCGCCCAGCGAGCGTGCATGGTTCGCGGCCGGTCGGCAGGAACCTGATCCCGGCCGGCAAACGCATGCATGGAGTGCGCCATTCGATGCCGCGCCGTCAGTTAGCCGACGCGGTAAAGCTTGGACGCAGGAAAGAGGGCAGGCATGCGTGGCATACCACCGCCACGCTCAAAGCCAGAGGATCGCGCCGCCCCAAAATTGGGGGCCGTCGCCATCCGGTGGTGTTTACTGCGGCGTGATGTTCGAGGCTTGGAGCCCCTTCGGACCACGCTTCGTTTCGAAGGTGACCTTCTGGCCTTCGGCAAGCGTTTTGAAGCCCGTGCCACGCACTTCGGAGAAGTGGGCGAACAGATCGTCGCCGCCCTTGTCCGGCGTGATGAAGCCAAAGCCCTTGCTATC
The sequence above is a segment of the Trinickia acidisoli genome. Coding sequences within it:
- a CDS encoding cold-shock protein, coding for METGTVKWFNDSKGFGFITPDKGGDDLFAHFSEVRGTGFKTLAEGQKVTFETKRGPKGLQASNITPQ
- the infA gene encoding translation initiation factor IF-1, producing the protein MAKEELLELDGVVDEVLPDSKYRVTLENGVVVSAYASGRMRKNHIRILAGDRVTLELSVYDLSKGRINFRHKDERASSGAQPQRSPMRRR